In Acidobacteriota bacterium, a genomic segment contains:
- a CDS encoding amidohydrolase family protein: MLLRRRGVWCAAVCLLVGAAPAPASAKTLIHAGRLVDARSDAVRTAVTVTVDGDRIVSVIAGYTTPAAGDTVIDLRDATLMPGLMDMHVHISSQQSGAAGYAERFYLNPADVALRATTYARKTLMAGFTTVRDCGAGDKLNLAIRDAVAKGWIDGPRVIAAGSVTTTGGHGDSTNGLASELQALLAPRLPGTANGADEMRAAVRQRYKDGADFIKVAATGGVLSLAKSGQAPLFTEAELAALVETARDYGLVVAAHAHGTEGMLRAVRAGVRSIEHGTYMTDEVMAAMKERGTYYVPTISAGRFVAEKSKVDGYFPEIVRPKAATIGPLIQETFGRAYAAGVKIAFGTDQGVGPHGDNGLEFVYMVEAGMPPMAAIKSATIEAARLIDMDDQLGTVEPGKLADLVAVSGDPIADIRRMTDVRFVMKGGRIYKQ, from the coding sequence ATGTTACTCAGGCGACGGGGCGTGTGGTGTGCGGCGGTGTGCCTGCTCGTGGGTGCCGCGCCGGCACCAGCCAGTGCGAAGACCCTGATACACGCCGGGCGGCTCGTCGACGCCCGGAGCGATGCCGTGCGGACGGCCGTCACCGTGACCGTCGACGGCGACCGCATCGTGAGCGTGATCGCGGGGTACACGACGCCCGCCGCCGGCGACACCGTGATCGACCTGCGCGATGCGACGCTCATGCCCGGGCTGATGGACATGCACGTGCACATCAGCAGCCAGCAGTCGGGCGCGGCGGGCTACGCCGAGCGGTTCTACCTGAACCCGGCGGATGTCGCGCTTCGTGCGACGACCTACGCCAGGAAGACGCTGATGGCAGGCTTCACCACCGTGCGCGACTGCGGCGCGGGCGACAAGTTGAACCTCGCCATTCGCGATGCCGTCGCCAAGGGCTGGATCGACGGCCCGCGCGTCATCGCGGCCGGCTCGGTCACGACGACGGGCGGTCACGGCGACAGCACCAACGGGCTCGCCAGCGAGCTGCAGGCACTGCTCGCGCCGCGGCTGCCAGGGACGGCCAACGGGGCCGACGAAATGCGCGCGGCGGTAAGGCAGCGATACAAGGACGGCGCCGATTTCATCAAGGTCGCGGCCACCGGCGGCGTGCTGAGCCTCGCGAAGAGCGGGCAGGCACCGCTCTTCACGGAGGCGGAGCTGGCCGCGCTGGTGGAGACCGCGCGCGATTACGGGCTGGTCGTCGCGGCGCACGCGCACGGCACCGAGGGCATGCTGCGCGCGGTGCGGGCCGGCGTGCGATCCATCGAGCACGGCACCTACATGACCGACGAGGTGATGGCGGCCATGAAGGAGCGGGGCACCTACTACGTCCCGACCATCAGCGCCGGCAGGTTCGTCGCCGAGAAGTCGAAGGTCGACGGTTATTTCCCCGAGATCGTGCGCCCGAAGGCCGCGACGATCGGTCCGCTCATCCAGGAGACGTTCGGCCGCGCCTATGCGGCCGGGGTGAAGATTGCGTTCGGCACCGACCAGGGCGTGGGGCCGCACGGCGACAACGGCCTCGAGTTCGTCTACATGGTGGAGGCCGGCATGCCGCCCATGGCCGCGATCAAGTCGGCGACCATCGAGGCCGCCAGGCTGATCGACATGGACGACCAACTCGGCACCGTCGAACCCGGCAAACTGGCCGACCTCGTCGCCGTGTCGGGCGACCCGATAGCCGACATCCGCCGAATGACCGACGTGCGCTTCGTCATGAAGGGCGGACGGATCTACAAGCAGTAG
- a CDS encoding efflux RND transporter permease subunit produces the protein MQWLADICVRRPVFASVLILSLTVVGGFAFFQLGVDRFPKVDFPTIVVTTVQPGATPEQVETEITDKVEEAVNTISGIDELRSVSFEGVSQVIVSFVLEKDVDIAAQEVRDKVNRVLPLLPRDVEQPIVEKFDPDASPVLTLAVTSNASIREVTEFADKTLRRQLENVNGVGQVLVLGGRRRQVNVWVDADRLRAYNLTVTDVQRALQTQNAEIPGGRLEQGRQAVALRTLGRVQSVGEFSQIVVRQQGGHPIRLGDVARLEDGMAEAESLSNVNGVGTVVLQVRRQSGTNTVQVVRNVKQRLDDIRPTLPAGFDVRVVRDQSTFIEASIHAVQEHLVLGSIFAAIVVFIFLWNTRSTVIAAVAIPTSIIATFGLIWYMGFTLNSLTMLALTLAVGIVIDDAIVVLENIYRFIEEKGRPPFEAAIEATREIGLAVMATTFSLVAIFIPVAFMGGIVGRFMKSFGLTMSFAILVSLLVSFTLTPMMSARWLKREPKGAGHESKDSWFFRLLDNWYTGILTWALGHRAAVTGMAFLILLSSVPLFMLANKTFLPVDDQSEFEISMRAEEGTSLEATELLTNRIAARVREAAPEVDYTLVTVGADAARTPNVSSIYVRLKPLESRRRSQFAVMNQVRDEVLPAFASLNLRTAVQDVPTFGGGGTQNAALQYIVTGPDLERLQEIADRVVDGARGTPGLVDLDTSMNVGKPEVSVRPDRLKAADLGVQIADAANALRLLVGGDQVTTYNEGGEQYEVRIRAEAGNRTTKAAVGRLTVPSSRLGSVSLDDIATLDEATAPAEINRVNRQRQVTVYGNLLQGYSQTTAMDAMQRVVRDMGLEPGYRAQFTGRSRELGRAAQNFLLAFVLSLVFMYLILAAQFESWLHPVTILLSLPLTLPFAFLSIILTGQSINIYSSLGLLVLFGVVKKNSILQIDHAIQLQAAGLDRDRAVLQASRDRLRPILMTTLAFVAGMIPLVMSSGVGSATNRAIGFVIIGGQSLVLVLTLVVTPVAYSLFDQATKTRLASRLWGRLVPGRAASATVGAAVLALIVALSGEVHAGQAPAQARADLPLSLDDAVRRALEQNADLAVVRVEPELGRVRTEQAEGAFRPVLFGQMGWSSTVLPPSSFLLGDRGVETNEWYPSLGVRQRLRRGGGTYTASWDSARATSGSPIASFSPAVTSSLQIAFSQPLLKDAKIDAARQQVIVTKRHREISDLRFREAVSQTVASVRRAYWDFVSASANVTVQERSLDLARELVRINRARVDVGQAPPIDLVQAEAEVAARREQLIRAQSTAADAEDRLRALIISPDDRGLWRVTLRATDPPPPVAAVPDVEAAVSAALASRADLERGRLEVQNAETQVAYFRNQQLPDVRLEASYRAAALGGTQLIREGGFPGQVVATRDVGFGSVLEQVFRRDYPAWTAGVTVTYPLGRSYEDAALARAELERRQASARLGSLAVQAEREIRQAARQVASSAERVDATRAARDFAVQRLDAEQKRYEVGLSTSFLVVQAQRDLAQAEVNLLQSQLDHEVARINFELLQEAPVAAGTLGVSGGQIVNLPPGVARGLPRSAGGGIF, from the coding sequence ATGCAGTGGCTCGCTGACATCTGCGTTCGCCGCCCGGTCTTCGCCTCGGTGCTCATCCTCTCGCTCACCGTCGTCGGTGGATTCGCGTTCTTCCAACTCGGCGTCGATCGGTTCCCGAAGGTCGATTTCCCGACGATCGTGGTCACGACGGTGCAGCCTGGTGCGACGCCGGAACAGGTCGAGACCGAGATCACCGACAAGGTCGAGGAGGCCGTGAACACGATCAGCGGCATCGACGAGCTGCGGTCGGTGTCGTTCGAGGGCGTCTCGCAGGTCATCGTGTCGTTCGTCCTCGAGAAGGACGTCGACATCGCGGCGCAGGAGGTCCGCGACAAGGTCAACCGGGTGCTGCCCCTCCTGCCGCGCGACGTGGAACAGCCGATCGTCGAGAAGTTCGATCCCGACGCGTCGCCGGTGCTGACGCTCGCGGTCACGTCGAACGCCTCGATTCGCGAGGTCACGGAGTTCGCCGACAAGACGCTGCGGCGGCAGCTCGAGAACGTCAACGGCGTCGGGCAGGTGCTCGTCCTCGGCGGACGCAGGCGGCAGGTCAATGTGTGGGTGGACGCCGACCGGCTGCGCGCCTACAACCTGACGGTCACCGACGTGCAGCGGGCGCTGCAGACGCAGAACGCCGAGATCCCCGGCGGCCGCCTCGAACAGGGACGGCAGGCGGTGGCGCTGCGGACGCTGGGGCGCGTGCAATCGGTCGGCGAGTTCTCTCAGATCGTCGTGCGCCAGCAGGGCGGCCACCCCATCCGCCTCGGCGACGTGGCCCGGCTCGAGGACGGCATGGCGGAGGCCGAGTCGCTCTCGAACGTCAACGGGGTCGGCACCGTGGTGCTGCAGGTCCGGCGCCAGTCGGGCACGAACACCGTCCAGGTCGTCCGCAACGTCAAGCAGCGGCTCGACGACATCCGTCCGACGCTGCCCGCCGGCTTCGACGTGCGTGTCGTCCGCGACCAGTCGACGTTCATCGAGGCGTCGATTCACGCCGTGCAGGAGCACCTCGTGCTCGGGTCGATCTTCGCGGCGATCGTGGTCTTCATCTTCCTGTGGAACACGCGGTCGACCGTCATCGCGGCCGTCGCCATCCCGACGTCGATCATCGCGACGTTCGGCCTCATCTGGTACATGGGCTTCACGCTGAACTCGCTGACGATGCTCGCGCTCACGCTGGCGGTCGGCATCGTCATCGACGACGCGATCGTCGTGCTCGAGAACATCTACCGGTTCATCGAGGAGAAGGGGCGGCCGCCCTTCGAGGCGGCCATCGAAGCGACGAGGGAGATCGGCCTCGCCGTCATGGCCACGACGTTCTCGCTCGTGGCGATCTTCATTCCCGTCGCCTTCATGGGCGGCATCGTCGGGCGGTTCATGAAGAGCTTCGGCCTGACGATGTCGTTCGCGATCCTCGTGTCGCTGCTCGTGAGCTTCACGCTCACGCCGATGATGTCGGCGCGCTGGCTGAAGCGCGAGCCCAAGGGTGCGGGGCACGAATCGAAGGACTCGTGGTTCTTCCGCCTGCTCGACAACTGGTACACCGGCATCCTGACGTGGGCGCTCGGGCACCGCGCCGCGGTCACCGGAATGGCGTTCCTGATCCTGCTGTCGAGCGTGCCGCTCTTCATGCTCGCCAACAAGACGTTCCTGCCGGTCGACGACCAGTCGGAGTTCGAGATCTCCATGAGGGCCGAAGAGGGCACGAGCCTCGAAGCGACGGAGCTTCTCACCAACCGCATCGCGGCACGGGTGCGGGAAGCGGCGCCCGAGGTCGACTACACGCTGGTGACCGTCGGAGCCGATGCCGCCCGGACGCCGAACGTGTCGAGCATCTACGTGCGGCTGAAGCCCCTCGAGTCCCGGCGTCGCAGCCAGTTCGCGGTCATGAACCAGGTGCGCGACGAGGTGCTGCCGGCCTTCGCGTCGCTCAACCTCCGCACGGCGGTCCAGGACGTGCCCACCTTCGGCGGTGGCGGGACACAGAACGCCGCGCTGCAGTACATCGTGACCGGGCCTGACCTCGAGCGTCTCCAGGAGATCGCCGATCGGGTCGTCGACGGCGCGCGCGGGACGCCGGGTCTCGTCGATCTCGACACGTCCATGAACGTCGGCAAACCCGAGGTGTCGGTGCGGCCCGACCGGTTGAAGGCCGCCGACCTCGGCGTGCAGATCGCCGACGCCGCCAACGCCCTCCGGCTGCTCGTCGGGGGAGACCAGGTGACGACCTACAACGAGGGCGGCGAGCAGTACGAGGTTCGCATCCGCGCGGAGGCCGGGAATCGCACGACCAAGGCGGCGGTGGGCCGGCTCACGGTCCCCTCGTCGCGGCTCGGCAGCGTCTCGCTCGACGACATCGCCACGCTCGACGAGGCCACCGCGCCCGCCGAGATCAACCGCGTGAACCGACAGCGCCAGGTCACCGTCTACGGCAACCTGCTCCAGGGCTACTCCCAGACAACGGCGATGGACGCCATGCAGCGCGTCGTCCGCGACATGGGCCTCGAGCCGGGCTACCGCGCCCAGTTCACCGGGCGGTCGCGCGAGCTCGGCCGCGCCGCGCAGAACTTCCTGCTCGCCTTCGTCCTGTCGCTCGTGTTCATGTACCTGATCCTCGCGGCGCAGTTCGAGTCGTGGCTCCACCCGGTCACGATCCTGCTGTCGCTCCCGCTGACGCTGCCCTTCGCGTTCCTGTCGATCATCCTGACGGGGCAGTCGATCAACATCTACTCCTCGCTCGGATTGCTGGTACTCTTCGGGGTCGTGAAGAAGAACTCCATTCTCCAGATCGACCACGCCATCCAGCTGCAGGCCGCCGGACTCGATCGCGACCGGGCCGTGCTCCAGGCGAGCCGCGACCGGCTCCGGCCCATCCTGATGACGACGCTGGCGTTCGTCGCGGGCATGATTCCGCTCGTGATGTCGAGCGGCGTCGGCTCGGCGACCAACCGCGCGATCGGCTTCGTCATCATCGGCGGCCAGTCGCTCGTGCTCGTGCTGACGCTCGTCGTGACGCCGGTCGCCTACTCGCTCTTCGATCAGGCCACGAAGACGCGCCTCGCGTCGCGCCTCTGGGGCCGGCTGGTGCCGGGCCGGGCCGCGTCGGCCACCGTGGGGGCGGCCGTGCTGGCCCTGATCGTCGCGCTCTCCGGCGAGGTGCACGCCGGACAGGCGCCCGCCCAGGCCAGGGCCGACCTGCCGCTCTCCCTCGACGACGCCGTGCGGCGAGCCCTCGAGCAGAACGCCGACCTCGCCGTCGTCAGGGTCGAGCCCGAGCTCGGCAGGGTTCGCACGGAGCAGGCCGAGGGCGCGTTCCGTCCCGTGCTCTTCGGCCAGATGGGCTGGTCGAGCACCGTGTTGCCGCCGTCGAGCTTCCTGCTCGGCGACCGGGGCGTCGAGACCAACGAGTGGTATCCGTCGCTCGGCGTCAGGCAGCGCCTGCGGCGCGGCGGCGGCACGTACACGGCCAGTTGGGACAGTGCCCGCGCCACGTCCGGCAGCCCGATTGCGAGCTTCTCGCCGGCGGTGACGTCGAGCCTGCAGATCGCTTTCTCGCAGCCACTGCTCAAGGACGCAAAGATCGATGCGGCCCGCCAGCAGGTCATCGTCACCAAGCGGCATCGAGAGATCTCCGACCTCCGCTTCCGGGAGGCCGTGTCGCAGACGGTGGCCTCGGTCCGGCGGGCGTATTGGGATTTCGTGTCGGCGAGCGCCAACGTAACCGTACAAGAGCGGTCGCTCGACCTCGCCCGCGAACTCGTTCGCATCAACCGGGCGCGGGTCGATGTCGGTCAGGCCCCGCCCATCGACCTGGTGCAGGCCGAAGCCGAAGTGGCCGCCCGGCGCGAACAGCTGATTCGCGCCCAGTCGACGGCGGCCGACGCCGAGGACCGTCTCCGGGCGCTCATCATCTCCCCCGACGATCGCGGTCTGTGGCGGGTGACCCTGCGCGCGACCGACCCGCCGCCCCCGGTGGCGGCGGTACCCGACGTCGAGGCGGCGGTGTCAGCGGCCCTGGCGAGCCGCGCCGATCTCGAGCGCGGCCGGCTCGAGGTGCAGAACGCGGAGACGCAGGTCGCGTACTTCCGGAACCAGCAGCTGCCCGACGTCAGACTCGAGGCGAGCTACCGCGCGGCCGCGCTCGGCGGCACCCAGCTGATTCGTGAGGGCGGCTTCCCGGGGCAGGTCGTCGCCACGCGCGACGTCGGGTTCGGGAGCGTGCTCGAACAGGTCTTCCGCCGCGACTACCCGGCGTGGACGGCCGGCGTCACCGTGACCTACCCGCTCGGTCGCAGTTACGAGGACGCCGCGCTCGCGCGGGCGGAGCTCGAACGCCGCCAGGCGTCCGCGCGGCTCGGCAGCCTCGCGGTGCAGGCCGAGCGTGAGATTCGACAGGCGGCCCGGCAGGTGGCGAGCTCCGCCGAGCGCGTCGACGCGACCCGCGCCGCGCGCGACTTCGCCGTGCAGCGCCTCGACGCCGAACAGAAGCGCTACGAGGTCGGGCTCTCGACGAGCTTCCTCGTGGTCCAGGCCCAGCGCGACCTCGCGCAAGCCGAGGTCAACCTGCTGCAGTCCCAGCTCGATCACGAGGTCGCCCGCATCAACTTCGAGCTGCTCCAGGAGGCCCCGGTGGCGGCCGGCACCCTGGGGGTCAGCGGCGGGCAGATCGTGAACCTGCCGCCCGGCGTCGCGCGCGGGCTGCCCCGATCGGCAGGCGGAGGGATCTTCTGA
- the hemW gene encoding radical SAM family heme chaperone HemW, whose product MDTAPGIYVHVPFCSAICHYCNFSRGLLDETLKRRYVDAVVTEIRRMPAGLATDTLYFGGGTPSLLTPAEVGRVVQTCRDVLGLVDEAEVTLECNPEDADAARLAGFRAAGITRLSFGVQSFRDEELARLGRLHDADGARRAVGRARAAGFDNVSLDLMMWLPGQTPPQYFESVDALIDLGPEHASLYLLEIYPNAPLRDDMARGGWHVAPEDEAAAMYLEGLARLDRAGYVQYEISNVARPGRQSRHNLKYWTDGEWLAFGSAAHGTFRGQRWRNVAGAGDYVARIDAGQAAAVERRTPATVERLGDALFMGLRLTEGVDLAVLGGRYGVSVWEGYGSALAPFVESGHLVREGSRLRLTREGMLVSNEVLAVFV is encoded by the coding sequence GCTGAAGCGTCGCTACGTCGACGCGGTCGTCACCGAGATCCGACGCATGCCGGCCGGGCTGGCGACCGACACCCTGTATTTCGGGGGCGGGACGCCTTCCCTGCTCACCCCGGCGGAGGTCGGCCGTGTCGTGCAGACCTGCCGCGACGTCCTCGGGCTCGTGGACGAGGCGGAGGTGACGCTCGAGTGCAATCCCGAGGACGCCGACGCCGCAAGGCTCGCGGGCTTCCGCGCCGCCGGCATCACGCGCCTCTCCTTCGGGGTCCAGTCGTTCCGCGACGAGGAACTGGCGAGACTCGGCCGTCTGCACGACGCCGACGGCGCGCGGCGCGCCGTCGGCCGCGCCCGGGCCGCAGGCTTCGACAACGTCAGCCTCGATCTCATGATGTGGCTTCCCGGGCAGACGCCGCCGCAGTACTTCGAGTCTGTCGACGCGCTCATCGACCTCGGGCCCGAGCACGCGTCGCTGTACCTGCTCGAGATCTATCCGAATGCGCCCCTGCGCGACGACATGGCGCGTGGCGGCTGGCACGTCGCGCCAGAGGATGAGGCGGCCGCCATGTATCTCGAGGGGCTGGCCCGGCTCGACCGCGCTGGCTACGTCCAGTACGAGATCTCGAATGTCGCGCGTCCCGGCCGCCAGTCGCGGCACAACCTGAAGTACTGGACCGATGGCGAGTGGCTCGCCTTCGGCAGCGCCGCCCACGGCACGTTTCGGGGCCAACGCTGGCGCAACGTCGCCGGGGCGGGCGACTACGTCGCACGAATCGACGCCGGTCAGGCGGCAGCGGTCGAGCGCCGTACCCCGGCGACCGTCGAACGGCTCGGCGATGCCCTGTTCATGGGCCTCCGCCTGACGGAGGGCGTCGACCTCGCGGTGCTCGGTGGGCGCTACGGCGTGAGCGTCTGGGAGGGGTACGGTTCGGCGCTCGCGCCGTTTGTCGAGTCGGGCCACCTCGTGCGGGAGGGCAGCCGCCTGCGCTTGACACGGGAGGGTATGCTCGTGTCGAACGAAGTGCTGGCGGTTTTCGTTTGA